From the Perognathus longimembris pacificus isolate PPM17 chromosome 9, ASM2315922v1, whole genome shotgun sequence genome, one window contains:
- the Pkib gene encoding cAMP-dependent protein kinase inhibitor beta isoform X1 — protein MDDTLGGQEKSSNSSKGSSSTGAQQDVMRSDSSEMTDVESVINTFASSARKGRRNALPDIQSSAATGGNSDLPLKLAALSVKEDVKKKGEETMQDHRENPPNEEK, from the exons ATGGATGATACCCTTGGGGGTCAGGAGAAATCAAGCAACAGCAGCAAGGGAAGCAGCAGCACAGGAGCCCAGCAAG ATGTTATGAGGTCTGACTCATCAGAGATGACTGATGTGGAGTCTGTGATCAACACCTTTGCATCATCAGCCAGGAAGGGCCGCCGGAATGCCTTACCTGACATCCAGAGCTCAGCTGCTACTGGTGGTAATTCTGATTTGCCCCTCAAGCTGGCAGCACTCTCTGTGAAGGAAG ATGTAAAAAAGAAAGGTGAAGAAACAATGCAAGACCATCGAGAAAACCCcccaaatgaagaaaaatga
- the Pkib gene encoding cAMP-dependent protein kinase inhibitor beta isoform X2, which yields MRSDSSEMTDVESVINTFASSARKGRRNALPDIQSSAATGGNSDLPLKLAALSVKEDVKKKGEETMQDHRENPPNEEK from the exons ATGAGGTCTGACTCATCAGAGATGACTGATGTGGAGTCTGTGATCAACACCTTTGCATCATCAGCCAGGAAGGGCCGCCGGAATGCCTTACCTGACATCCAGAGCTCAGCTGCTACTGGTGGTAATTCTGATTTGCCCCTCAAGCTGGCAGCACTCTCTGTGAAGGAAG ATGTAAAAAAGAAAGGTGAAGAAACAATGCAAGACCATCGAGAAAACCCcccaaatgaagaaaaatga